The Ectothiorhodospiraceae bacterium 2226 region GGTCGCCGGCTTCAAGCTGCCCGCCGCCTAAAGCGTTCTGCGCGGCCCGTGCGGTAAGTGCGGGCCGCGTACACGGGTGCGAAACGATGTGAGTCGGGCACGCTTGGACTGGGTGCCGCGGCTCCGACGACGATGAGCAGACCCTGAGGGTCACATGGCGAACCGGCTGGACTATCACACGCTGAACTGGCTCACGCCGCAGATCGACGATGCGCTCAACCAGGCGCGCATGGCGCTGGAGGCCTTCGTCGAGCGCGAGGATGGCACTGCGCTCGAGTCGTGCGCCGACATGCTGCACCAAGCGTGGGGCGCCGTGTCCATGCTCGATCTGGCGGGCGCCAGCGCCCTGCTGGAAGAGATGGAGGCGGCGGCGCGCGCGCTGGCGGATGGCGCGGATACGGCCGAGCCGCTCATGCGCGCTCTGCTGAGCCTCCCGGACTACATCGGCGGACTTCAGCAGGGGCGTGCCGACACGGGGGTCGTGCTCGCGCCGCTCGTCAACGATCTGCGGGCCGCGCGCGGCGCCGACGCGCTGCCCGAGGAAACCTTCTTTCAGCCGGACCTCAGCGCACTGCCGAGCGCCGGCCGCCCCGAGCTTCCACTGGCCGGCCGCCTGCCGGCGGAGCCTCAGGCGCTGGCGCGTCAGCTGCGCCCGCACTACCAAGCGGCGCTCGCCGCTCTGCTGCGCAAGAACAACACGCGTCGCAACCTGCAAAAGCTCGCCATCATCGCCGACCACATGGATCGGGTGGTTGAGCGGCCCGTCCTGAAACAGGTGTTCTGGATACTCTCGGCGCTCTGCAAGGCGCTCTCTGAAGAGTCGTCGGAACCGGCTCTGCCGCTGACCCTGCTGCGGCAGGTGGAGCGGTGGATGAAGCAACTCGCCCAGGCGGGCGAGCCGGGACTGGACGAAGCTGCGCTCCAGTCTGCGGCGCGCGGTCTGCTGTTCCGCCTTGCCAAGACCGATTCCGGCGCCGCGCAGGTCGCGGAGGTGCGCGAGGCCTTCCAGTTGCCGGGGGCCGATGAGCTTGCTCAGGCGCAGGCGAGCTTGAGCGGGGCGAGCGCCCAACTGTTCAGCACCGTCGCCGGCGTCCTGAAAGAGAGCCTGGCGCGCGTCAAGGACACGCTCGACGTGTTCGTGCGCGGAGGCGACCGGCCCCTCGAGGAACTCACCCAGCTCGCGGCCGAGGTGAACCAGATCGGTGATGCCCTGGATGTTCTGGGCCACGAGGGGTGGTGCGCACGCGTGCGCGAACAGGCACGGTGGTTGGCCCAGGCGGTAGAGCGGGATGGACGACCGGACGACCATGAGTTGATGGAAGTGGCGGGCGCCCTGCTGGCCGTCGAAGAGGCCCTGGATCAGACGGACGGCCGCGGCGAGAGCCGCCCGCACGGCGTACAGCGGGACCTGCTGGTGTCCGTTATCAATGAGGCGAAGACCGACTTGGCTCATGCCAAGGAGGCCATCGTTCATTACCTCTCCGCACCGGACGATGCCACGCCGGTTCAGGCGGTGCCGGAACTGTTGGGGCAGGTGATGGGCAGCCTGTTGATGCTGGACGAACCCTCCGCCGCGGGGCTGCTCGATGCGTGCCGTCGGTATATTCGGGATCGCCTGTTGAGCGGCGCGGAACCGCCGGCCGGCGCGGAGCTCGATTCCCTGGCAGACGCCGTGGCCAGCATCGAGTATTACCTTGAAGCGCTCGGTGAGGGCTGGACCGATCCCGACTCCATCCTTGAGGTCACGCGCAGCAGTTTGGAGGCGCTGGGCTACCCGCCGGCCGATGTGGAGAGCGTGTCCCTGGTCGGGCTCGATGTATCCACCGCGGACGAGCCGGATGATGCAGATCCCGCGCAGCCGCTCGACCTCGCGCCAGCGGCACCGCCGCCCGCCGCCGCGTCGCCAGTGCCAGAGCCGGTGCCAGAGCCGGTGCCAGAGCCGGCGGCCGCGGCGCACGACATCGACCCTGAGATTGCGGAGGTGTTCTGCGAGGAGGCCGAGGAGGAACTGGAGAACATCGGACGCCTGTTGCCGCAGTGGCAGGCCAACCCTCAGGACGTGGGTACTCTGCGCGACCTGCGCCGCTCGTTCCACACCCTCAAGGGCAGCGGCCGCCTGGTTGGGGCGATGGGGATGGGCGAGTTTGCCTGGGCATTCGAGAATATGCTCAATCGCGTCACCGACGGCACGCTCACGCCGCAACCGGTGATGTTCGAGTTGATCGACGAGGCGCGCGCCATGCTGCCGGCGCTGCTAGCGGAGTTCAGTGCCGGTGCGCCTCATCCGGCGGGCGCCGAGGCGTTGATTCGGCAGGCCGAAGCCGTGGCGCGGGGCGAATCCCCCGAGCGGGGGGGCGCCGCGACGGGAGCGAGCGATTCGGACCCCACCAGCAATCCGCCGTCCGACGCTGGAGAGAATGCGGATCACGCCGCAGTGCCCGAGCCATCCGAGGCGGGTACGCCCGATTCCACGGGATATGCCGAGCTCAACCTCGACGACCTGAGCGACATCGGAACCGATCTGGAACTGGGCGGCGACTTTGGCGAATTCCAGATCGGCGACTTCGGCCCGGATGACGCGGATGTCGACGGGGCGCCGGCGATTCAGTTCGCCCCCGACGCGACCCTCTCCCTGTCGCCGGCCGACGCCGAACCCGCGGGCGATGACGAGCCGCCGCCGTGCCCCGGGCCAGAAGGCACGGTCTGTATCGTCGATCCGGTGCTGCTCGACATCTACAGCAAGGAGTCCGCCGGTCACCTCGATGACGTACGCAGTTTCCTCGCCGAGGCGCGGGCGGCCGGCCAGGCGGCGGTCTCCGAACTATTGGTGCGCGCCCTGCATACCTTGCACGGCAGTTCGCATGCCGCCGGCATCGAGCCGGCCGCCGAGGTGAGCGGCGCCCTGGAGGATTACGCCAAACTCGCTCAGGCCCAGCACGTTCTGCTCGACGGTGCGGCCCTCGATCTGCTGCAGGACGCAGCGGACTTCATCAACGACACGGTGTCATTGCTCGGCGTACCGGGTGCCTCGCTGCCGGAACGCGATCCGATCCTGGAGCGCGTTGCGCGCGCGACCGCGCGCCTCACGCCGCCTGCACCGACGGCCGCACCGGCGGCGAGCGAAAGCGGGGCGGATTACGATCCCGAACTGGTCGATATCTTCCTTGAAGAGGGCGGGGAGATCCTGGAGCGGGCCGAGAGCCTGTTGCACCGTTGGCGCGGTGCCCTCGGCGATACCAAGCTGCTCGAAGGGCTGCAGCGTGAACTGCATACCCTGAAGGGCAGCGCGCGGATGGTCGGGATCAGCGCCACCGGCGATCTCAGCCACGTGCTCGAGTCCTTGCTGGTGGCATTGGTCGAGCGCCGTCTGAGCGGTAGCGATGCCATAGTCGATGTTGTTCAGGCTTGTCTGGATCGCTTGGCGCAGGAGGTTGAGCAGGTGCGCCAGGGCGAGGTGGTGATGCCCGCGGTCGACCTGGTGCATCGCGTCGAGGCGCTGCTGGGCGGCGAGGTGCCGGGGGAGGCCGATGCCGACCCGGCGCCTGCCGAACTCGAAGAGCTTGCCGCGGCGCCTGCCGAGCCCGCGCCGCCGCCCGAACCCGCGCAGCGTGCCGAACCGACGCCGCCGGCCAAACCCGCCGCGCAGGCCAAACCCGCTCCGCCGCCCGAAACGGCGACGGCGACGGAGACGGATGACGTGCCCGAGAGCGGGCGCCCGGTGGCGTCGACGGCGAACGCGCCGGCGCCCGGCGACTCGCCGGCGGTAGGTCATGAGGCCGCGGCCGCCGAGCGGACTGAG contains the following coding sequences:
- a CDS encoding Hpt domain-containing protein, yielding MANRLDYHTLNWLTPQIDDALNQARMALEAFVEREDGTALESCADMLHQAWGAVSMLDLAGASALLEEMEAAARALADGADTAEPLMRALLSLPDYIGGLQQGRADTGVVLAPLVNDLRAARGADALPEETFFQPDLSALPSAGRPELPLAGRLPAEPQALARQLRPHYQAALAALLRKNNTRRNLQKLAIIADHMDRVVERPVLKQVFWILSALCKALSEESSEPALPLTLLRQVERWMKQLAQAGEPGLDEAALQSAARGLLFRLAKTDSGAAQVAEVREAFQLPGADELAQAQASLSGASAQLFSTVAGVLKESLARVKDTLDVFVRGGDRPLEELTQLAAEVNQIGDALDVLGHEGWCARVREQARWLAQAVERDGRPDDHELMEVAGALLAVEEALDQTDGRGESRPHGVQRDLLVSVINEAKTDLAHAKEAIVHYLSAPDDATPVQAVPELLGQVMGSLLMLDEPSAAGLLDACRRYIRDRLLSGAEPPAGAELDSLADAVASIEYYLEALGEGWTDPDSILEVTRSSLEALGYPPADVESVSLVGLDVSTADEPDDADPAQPLDLAPAAPPPAAASPVPEPVPEPVPEPAAAAHDIDPEIAEVFCEEAEEELENIGRLLPQWQANPQDVGTLRDLRRSFHTLKGSGRLVGAMGMGEFAWAFENMLNRVTDGTLTPQPVMFELIDEARAMLPALLAEFSAGAPHPAGAEALIRQAEAVARGESPERGGAATGASDSDPTSNPPSDAGENADHAAVPEPSEAGTPDSTGYAELNLDDLSDIGTDLELGGDFGEFQIGDFGPDDADVDGAPAIQFAPDATLSLSPADAEPAGDDEPPPCPGPEGTVCIVDPVLLDIYSKESAGHLDDVRSFLAEARAAGQAAVSELLVRALHTLHGSSHAAGIEPAAEVSGALEDYAKLAQAQHVLLDGAALDLLQDAADFINDTVSLLGVPGASLPERDPILERVARATARLTPPAPTAAPAASESGADYDPELVDIFLEEGGEILERAESLLHRWRGALGDTKLLEGLQRELHTLKGSARMVGISATGDLSHVLESLLVALVERRLSGSDAIVDVVQACLDRLAQEVEQVRQGEVVMPAVDLVHRVEALLGGEVPGEADADPAPAELEELAAAPAEPAPPPEPAQRAEPTPPAKPAAQAKPAPPPETATATETDDVPESGRPVASTANAPAPGDSPAVGHEAAAAERTEDGPDDRRERARIQQEQVRVRADILDQLVNHAGEVSIYRARLEQQANASRGALAELHETIDRLRGQLRRFEIETEAQIQSRYEEAASYQDFDPLEFDRFTEMQQLSRGMLETLNDLDSLRGSLAGLTRETETLLLQQSRVNTELQEGLMRTRMVPFGTQGPRLRRIVRQTCAELGKQAELQLPGGAGELDRAVLDRMLAPIEHMLRNAVAHGLETPAERRARGKPETGRISINLNREGSEVVLELADDGAGFDLAAIRRKAIERGLMVEGAELSEEDIMQFVLESGFSTAQDVSQVAGRGVGMDVVNSEIKQLGGTLQIHSTPGQGTRFMVRLPLTLSVTRALMVNVSEEQFAIPLLGIETIVRVDRDEVEGYLSEPARAYEWLGESYRFMHLGTLIGFERTVPTEERQKLPLLLVRSGEHRAALLVDGLIGSRETVVKSVGPQLSTLRGISGATILGDGSVVLILDLSVLIRLGLSSVAPVAVEAEKVEKPTIMVVDDSITVRRVTQRLLERHDMQVLTAKDGVDALAVLADTIPDVMLLDIEMPRMDGYELASHMRNQERLNEVAIVMITSRTGDKHRERAMSLGVNRYMGKPYQEGELLATIDELLRARRASGAHAGG